The proteins below are encoded in one region of Fulvia fulva chromosome 9, complete sequence:
- a CDS encoding putative phosphatase — translation MPPILHIMRHGQGYHSHDVTKDGHLLHDPSLTEKGKQQCIDRCKDFDRHDKIELLLASPLRRAIQTCQLAFAPCVERGLVIIALPTAEEVSDAPSDTGSPVEDLIKEFGDEKVDFDHLKHGWYKHEGEFATDAKACNARALKLRKWIQARPEKEVALVSHGFFNHFTTGEVDDEGEQTTPWWNEAELRTYQFRDGDDEAAMIYETDESLAKRGMHLQGGADRGEVKVNQPSRRGTLPNLSFQNQEEGSS, via the exons ATGCCTCCAATCCTCCATATCATGCGCCATGGTCAAGGGTACCATTCTCACGACGTGACGAAGGACGGCCATCTTCTTCACGATCCTTCCCTGACTGAGAAGGGTAAACAGCAATGTATCGATCGATGCAAGGACTTTGATAGACATGATAAG ATCGAACTCCTCCTAGCATCACCCCTCCGCCGCGCGATCCAGACCTGCCAACTCGCCTTCGCACCCTGCGTAGAACGAGGCCTGGTCATCATCGCTCTACCCACCGCCGAGGAAGTCTCCGATGCTCCCTCCGATACTGGATCGCCGGTTGAGGATCTCATCAAGGAGTTTGGGGACGAGAAGGTAGATTTTGATCATCTGAAG CACGGCTGGTACAAACACGAGGGAGAGTTCGCGACCGATGCTAAAGCGTGCAATGCTCGCGCGCTGAAGCTGAGGAAATGGATCCAGGCGCGACCGGAGAAGGAGGTGGCGTTGGTTAGTCATGGGTTCTTTAATCATTTCACGACTGGCGAGGTTGATGATGAGGGAGAGCAGACGACGCCTTG GTGGAACGAAGCGGAACTTCGAACGTACCAGTTTCGAGATGGAGATGATGAGGCGGCTATGATCTATGAGACGGATGAGTCTTTGGCGAAGAGGGGTATGCACCTTCAGGGTGGGGCGGATCGGGGCGAGGTTAAGGTAAATCAACCTTCGAGGAGAGGGACGTTGCCGAATCTGTCGTTTCAGAATCAGGAGGAGGGGAGTTCTTGA
- a CDS encoding Spherulin-1A, whose amino-acid sequence MFRKSPLAIGAILALLSRRAVTIDFTRFPGLMAKLDTAATQLDRLGLLPNDDDWVFDFSQQQPFFTTRPGGVANMNAATFPPARKNGLTLAIVQLGPCAMLPPHYHPRAANWVVAITGNTTTWMQEENGAHTITTHLTPMKATIFPAGALHMMGNEACEDAMMVSALTDEDAGTLNIGNIFTNGFDWDWVNAAFGGDVLNEESAAHIRPIGTGANWGSRKCMARCGIDPYNTTTTTNTTETSAAHNETSSENPRTRPRLP is encoded by the exons ATGTTTCGTAAATCACCGCTGGCCATCGGGGCCATCCTCGCTTTGTTGTCCAGGAGGGCCGTCACCATCGACTTCACGAGATTCCCAGGACTGATGGCGAAGCTGGACACGGCTGCCACGCAGCTCGACAGACTTGGTCTACTACCCAACGACGACGACTGGGTCTTCGACTTCTCGCAACAGCAACCATTCTTCACCACAAGACCTGGCGGTGTGGCGAATATGAACGCAGCTACGTTCCCTCCTGCTCGAAAGAACGGGCTGACCT TGGCCATAGTACAGCTTGGCCCGTGCGCAATGTTGCCGCCGCACTACCACCCTCGCGCTGCTAACTGGGTGGTCGCGATCACTGGCAACACCACCACTTGGATGCAAGAAGAGAATGGAGCTCACACCATCACTACACATCTCACACCAATGAAGGCGACAATCTTCCCTGCAGGCGCTCTACACATGATGGGCAACGAAG CTTGCGAGGATGCTATGATGGTCTCTGCCCTGACCGACGAGGATGCAGGAACTCTTAACATTGGCAACATCTTCACCAATGGCTTCGACTGGGACTGGGTCAATGCTGCGTTTGGCGGCGACGTCTTGAACGAGGAGAGTGCTGCGCATATCCGTCCGATCGGCACAGGCGCCAACTGGGGCAGTCGAAAGTGCATGGCGAGATGCGGTATCGACCCATATAACACGACCACTACCACCAACACGACCGAGACCAGCGCTGCCCACAATGAAACGAGCAGCGAGAACCCGAGGACCAGACCGAGACTTCCATGA